A genomic region of Pseudomonas sp. KU43P contains the following coding sequences:
- a CDS encoding glutathione peroxidase, whose translation MRAHWLTIPLLALLAASSSWAAECPALLEGSLPELRGKEQVDLCQRFAGKPLVVVNTASYCGFAPQFEGLEATYKEYHAQGLEMLGVPSNDFKQEDADAQKTAKVCYANYGVTFTMTKAQAVRGKDAIPLFVELAHQSSAPKWNFYKYVVDRKGKVIGNFSSLTKPDDPAFRSAIEKAIASHP comes from the coding sequence ATGCGTGCACATTGGTTGACGATACCGTTGCTGGCGTTGCTGGCGGCCTCTTCGAGTTGGGCTGCCGAGTGCCCGGCGCTGTTGGAGGGTAGCTTGCCCGAGTTGCGTGGCAAGGAGCAGGTCGACCTGTGCCAGCGCTTTGCGGGCAAGCCGTTGGTGGTGGTCAACACGGCCAGCTATTGCGGTTTTGCGCCGCAGTTCGAGGGGCTTGAGGCGACCTATAAGGAATATCACGCGCAGGGGCTGGAAATGCTTGGGGTGCCTTCGAATGATTTCAAGCAGGAAGATGCCGACGCGCAGAAGACTGCGAAGGTCTGCTACGCCAATTATGGTGTGACCTTCACGATGACCAAGGCACAGGCTGTGCGGGGCAAGGATGCTATTCCGCTGTTCGTGGAGCTGGCACATCAGAGCAGCGCGCCGAAGTGGAACTTCTACAAGTATGTGGTCGATCGCAAGGGCAAGGTGATCGGCAACTTCTCCAGCCTCACAAAGCCTGATGATCCGGCTTTCCGGTCAGCCATCGAAAAGGCCATCGCCTCCCACCCTTGA
- a CDS encoding IS481 family transposase, giving the protein MPWRELTPMDLKLLFIADYLKGPPSFSALCQAYEISRKTGYKWIERYEKEGPAGLEEHSRRRLTQDGGIPHTVREAIIELRGRGETEPGPKKIQAALQVRFPDQVPPSKTTIYNVLKQAELVKPRRLRQRVAVYPKPLEKAETPNQLFSADYKGQYLTGAGVWCYPLTIMDHASRFLLACHSMPNTNFQETQAVFTKVFRENGLPERIRTDNGVPFASKGRAGLSQLSIWWLRLGIIPERIAPGRPEQNGRHERMHRTLKSTLPAPPAVAWEAQQQHFDRFVQHYNHERLHEALKQKTPASCYMPSPRPYPEKLPEMAYPSHIECYPADSCGILNRRGLRIYVGYVLKHQLIGLELIGDGAWDVIFGPIILGRIDERDAIDGYVTLKVLPM; this is encoded by the coding sequence ATGCCTTGGCGAGAGCTAACACCTATGGACCTGAAATTGCTTTTCATCGCTGACTATCTCAAGGGGCCGCCCAGCTTCAGCGCCCTGTGCCAGGCTTATGAAATAAGCCGGAAGACCGGCTACAAGTGGATCGAGCGGTATGAAAAGGAAGGCCCGGCAGGGCTGGAGGAGCACAGCCGTCGCCGATTGACTCAAGACGGCGGCATCCCTCATACCGTCCGTGAGGCAATCATTGAGCTGCGTGGCCGGGGTGAGACAGAACCTGGGCCCAAGAAAATCCAGGCTGCTTTACAGGTACGATTTCCAGATCAGGTGCCCCCGTCGAAGACGACGATCTACAACGTCCTGAAGCAAGCAGAACTCGTAAAGCCGCGCCGCCTGCGTCAGCGAGTGGCGGTTTACCCCAAGCCCCTTGAGAAAGCAGAGACGCCCAACCAGCTCTTTAGCGCCGACTACAAGGGGCAATATCTGACGGGTGCTGGAGTGTGGTGCTATCCGCTGACGATCATGGACCACGCCAGCCGCTTCTTGCTCGCGTGCCACAGCATGCCCAACACCAACTTTCAGGAAACTCAGGCGGTATTTACCAAGGTGTTCCGTGAAAATGGCTTACCCGAGCGTATTCGAACCGACAATGGCGTACCGTTTGCCAGCAAAGGGCGTGCAGGCCTTTCCCAGTTATCTATCTGGTGGCTGCGCCTAGGCATCATTCCTGAACGAATCGCACCCGGCAGGCCTGAGCAAAATGGTCGGCATGAACGTATGCATCGAACTCTTAAGAGCACTCTTCCAGCGCCACCAGCGGTAGCATGGGAAGCTCAACAGCAGCACTTTGATCGATTCGTGCAGCATTACAATCACGAGCGTTTGCACGAAGCGCTGAAACAGAAAACGCCTGCATCCTGCTATATGCCCTCACCGCGCCCGTATCCTGAAAAATTGCCTGAAATGGCCTATCCAAGTCACATTGAATGCTACCCAGCGGACAGCTGTGGCATCTTGAATCGGCGGGGTTTGAGGATTTATGTTGGCTATGTGCTCAAGCATCAGCTCATTGGGCTGGAGCTGATCGGCGATGGGGCGTGGGATGTCATTTTCGGTCCAATCATCCTCGGTCGTATCGATGAGCGAGATGCTATCGACGGCTATGTGACACTCAAGGTGTTACCTATGTGA
- a CDS encoding LysR family transcriptional regulator: protein MDLLNAIRSFIKVVEAGSIAAGARNLGLSPAAVSQNLARLESHLQVRLLSRTTRSMALTPAGALYYERVRHVERDLLHAEQAITTPDSEPQGRLCIASTSAFGRHVLAPLIPAFSARYPLVSIELVTTDRRVNHAREDVDISLRITPQLEDHLLARHIARIPFICCASPGYLAQAGLPATPEALREHRCLVFRYPVDGRFLRWGFMRDGLRFDAEFGTVLISDDIDALTQMALNDGGITRLAEFVVKPHLATGALVPLFEYSEHGQAYAQTEPMDIYLCLADRFALTPKVRAFMDYLRDALGDTWQVQA from the coding sequence ATGGACCTGCTCAACGCCATTCGCAGCTTCATCAAGGTGGTAGAAGCCGGCAGCATCGCCGCAGGAGCCCGTAACCTCGGCCTCAGCCCGGCAGCAGTCAGCCAGAACCTCGCACGGCTCGAAAGCCACCTGCAGGTACGCCTGCTCAGCCGCACCACCCGAAGCATGGCCCTGACCCCAGCCGGTGCGCTGTACTACGAACGTGTCCGGCATGTAGAACGTGACCTGCTCCACGCCGAGCAAGCCATCACCACGCCTGACAGCGAACCACAAGGCCGCTTGTGCATCGCCTCGACCTCCGCCTTCGGCCGCCACGTGCTGGCGCCATTGATACCGGCCTTCAGCGCCCGCTACCCATTGGTTTCGATAGAATTGGTAACGACTGATCGACGCGTCAATCACGCCCGTGAAGACGTCGACATCAGCCTGCGTATCACCCCGCAACTCGAAGATCACCTGCTGGCGCGACACATCGCACGCATCCCGTTCATCTGCTGCGCATCCCCAGGCTACCTCGCACAGGCGGGCCTGCCAGCCACCCCCGAGGCATTGCGCGAGCACCGCTGCCTGGTGTTCCGCTACCCGGTGGATGGTCGATTCCTGCGCTGGGGCTTCATGCGTGATGGCCTGCGATTCGATGCGGAATTCGGCACGGTACTGATCAGCGACGACATCGATGCCCTGACCCAGATGGCGCTCAACGATGGCGGCATCACCCGCCTTGCCGAGTTCGTGGTGAAGCCCCACTTGGCTACAGGCGCATTGGTACCCTTGTTCGAGTACAGCGAGCATGGGCAGGCCTACGCCCAGACCGAACCGATGGATATCTACCTGTGCCTGGCAGACCGTTTTGCCCTGACACCAAAGGTCCGCGCCTTCATGGACTACCTGCGTGACGCACTGGGCGACACCTGGCAGGTCCAGGCGTGA
- a CDS encoding DUF2798 domain-containing protein, with protein MSNLSHSPSRRKLRHSATPYVFAFYMSSIMALLMCFVITAANAGVDAHYLSNVIKAYQLAMPVAFVCVLMVRPVVVRLVALTVHPH; from the coding sequence ATGAGCAACCTCTCCCACTCGCCTAGCCGGCGCAAGTTACGGCACAGCGCCACGCCTTACGTTTTTGCGTTCTACATGTCGTCGATCATGGCATTGCTGATGTGCTTCGTGATCACAGCCGCCAATGCTGGCGTGGACGCACACTATTTGAGCAATGTGATCAAGGCGTACCAATTGGCGATGCCCGTGGCGTTCGTTTGTGTGCTGATGGTCAGGCCCGTCGTGGTTCGACTGGTGGCGTTAACAGTGCACCCTCACTAA
- a CDS encoding OmpP1/FadL family transporter encodes MKKAMLKTSLGVAVALASSQLFAAGFALNEQSISGMGTGFAGRSSSAEDASTVYGNPAGMSRLKREQVTVGGAAVIAKTDISGPGSNFGGETDGDMVPNVGVPMGYYVKPIDDHWSVGFGVYVPYGLITDYGSDDAARYWGKKSKVEVVTFQPTISYAFNDKVSIGFGPTINRIKGELGSNLASKAFLGPNGPDGEVKIKGDDTAIGYNIGVLVQATDRTRLGLTYHSMVDYKLEGDTRVSYPIPALGLSGKFDASLKIKTPESVDLSVTHELDDNWTLYAGSTWTRWSRLENITVKNDAPAGYPLQTITEEQNWHDTWAHAIGAAYKVNKEWTLRAGFSVDQSPTNNHDRSPRIPTGDRKAVSFGAGWSPNDDMTIDVAYSYLWEEDTKVNNQPSSPTEGALKGSYQAKYENSAHGIGASLTYRF; translated from the coding sequence ATGAAAAAAGCAATGCTCAAAACCTCCCTCGGCGTAGCCGTTGCCCTCGCTTCCAGCCAACTGTTCGCTGCCGGCTTTGCCCTCAACGAACAGAGCATCAGCGGCATGGGTACCGGTTTTGCGGGTCGTTCATCTTCTGCCGAAGACGCCAGCACCGTGTATGGCAACCCTGCCGGCATGTCGCGCCTGAAGCGCGAACAGGTCACCGTGGGTGGCGCAGCCGTCATCGCGAAAACCGATATCTCGGGTCCCGGTAGCAATTTCGGGGGGGAAACCGACGGAGATATGGTGCCGAACGTTGGCGTGCCGATGGGCTACTACGTGAAGCCGATCGACGACCACTGGAGTGTAGGTTTCGGCGTTTACGTGCCATACGGCCTGATTACCGACTACGGCAGCGATGACGCCGCACGCTACTGGGGCAAGAAGAGCAAGGTCGAGGTTGTGACCTTCCAGCCAACCATCAGCTACGCATTCAACGACAAGGTATCGATCGGTTTCGGCCCCACCATCAACCGTATCAAGGGTGAACTGGGCTCGAACCTGGCCAGCAAGGCCTTCCTGGGCCCTAACGGCCCGGATGGTGAAGTCAAGATCAAAGGCGACGACACTGCTATCGGTTACAACATCGGTGTTCTGGTTCAAGCCACCGACCGTACCCGCCTTGGTCTGACTTACCACTCCATGGTCGACTACAAGCTCGAAGGCGATACACGAGTTTCCTACCCGATTCCGGCGCTCGGCCTGAGCGGCAAATTTGACGCCAGCCTGAAGATCAAGACGCCGGAGTCCGTGGACCTCTCGGTCACTCACGAGCTCGATGACAACTGGACGCTGTATGCGGGTAGCACCTGGACCCGTTGGAGCCGCCTGGAAAACATCACCGTCAAGAACGATGCGCCGGCAGGTTACCCGCTGCAGACCATCACCGAAGAGCAGAACTGGCATGACACCTGGGCTCACGCCATTGGTGCCGCCTATAAGGTGAACAAGGAGTGGACACTGCGCGCAGGCTTCTCCGTCGACCAGTCGCCTACCAACAACCACGACCGTTCGCCGCGCATTCCTACCGGCGACCGCAAAGCGGTCAGCTTTGGTGCCGGCTGGAGCCCGAACGACGACATGACCATTGATGTTGCCTATTCCTACCTGTGGGAAGAAGACACCAAGGTCAACAACCAGCCAAGCTCGCCGACCGAAGGTGCCTTGAAAGGCAGCTACCAGGCCAAGTACGAGAACAGCGCTCACGGTATTGGTGCTTCCCTCACCTACCGCTTCTGA